One Castanea sativa cultivar Marrone di Chiusa Pesio chromosome 4, ASM4071231v1 DNA window includes the following coding sequences:
- the LOC142632522 gene encoding uncharacterized protein LOC142632522, with the protein MNICDLLQERIDRFFANPSWYALHPDVRVTHLTRCVSDHCPVLLETNPSNSIVMETWGRARPLRESIENFSRKASNWNKDYFGNIFGKKKRVMARLNGIQKAIASHSSHSLLKLEKVLHKDLNSLLDQEEELWVQKSRINRLIEGNRNMSFHHMSTIVRRRRNKISCIKNDMGEWIQSEVGTMNHIRRGFERLFTTSLDVAPLNPIRPSWWLAGLSAEDRSIMSGMVTDAEIRDGL; encoded by the coding sequence ATGAATATATGTGATCTCCTCCAAGAAAGAATTGACCGCTTCTTTGCCAATCCTAGCTGGTATGCCCTTCACCCAGATGTGAGAGTTACTCATCTCACTAGATGTGTGTCTGATCATTGCCCAGTGCTTCTTGAGACTAATCCATCCAATAGTATTGTCATGGAGACTTGGGGCCGGGCTAGACCTCTCCGGGAAtctattgaaaatttttctagAAAAGCCTCGAATTGGAACAAGgattattttggtaatatttttGGGAAGAAGAAAAGGGTCATGGCTCGTCTTAACGGCATCCAAAAAGCCATAGCTTCTCACTCTTCACATTCTTTGCTTAAGTTGGAGAAAGTTTTGCACAAAGATCTTAATTCCCTCTTGGACCAAGAGGAGGAGTTGTGGGTGCAGAAATCGCGTATTAATCGGCTAATTGAGGGTAATCGTAATATGTCCTTTCACCATATGTCTACTATTGTTAGGAGAAGGCGCAACAAAATCTCTTGCATCAAGAATGATATGGGTGAGTGGATTCAAAGTGAAGTAGGGACTATGAATCACATTAGAAGGGGGTTTGAGAGGTTATTCACTACTAGTCTTGATGTTGCTCCTCTTAATCCCATTCGGCCTTCCTGGTGGCTAGCTGGCCTATCGGCTGAGGATAGATCCATCATGAGTGGTATGGTTACGGATGCAGAAATTAGAGATGGTCTTTAG